The following proteins are co-located in the Spirosoma montaniterrae genome:
- a CDS encoding tryptophan-rich sensory protein has product MDRQNDKLRQFSVVFSVVTMIVMNYLSNTGAFGGKTNGEISDKYHTLITPAGYAFSIWGLIFLGLLAFAIYQALPSQRTNPRFRAIGWLVVINTLGNAIWSPLFNNELIGVALLVILVMLVTVAIIEHRLLARRGFARPRVPVVAPDLDATLPESAAPPAETWFARIPFSIYFGWLTVATILNVAVFLKATNFDLGSLSESTWASAVLVVGLVIGAVVFNRFRSVAYILVFTWAYVAIAREQAGNGPVVMVGYFGVGFAVVAALIGLWSKKTPVYS; this is encoded by the coding sequence ATGGACAGACAGAACGATAAACTCCGCCAATTTTCCGTTGTATTCAGCGTCGTCACGATGATTGTGATGAATTACCTGTCAAATACGGGCGCATTTGGTGGGAAAACCAACGGCGAGATTTCTGATAAATATCATACGCTTATCACGCCGGCAGGTTACGCCTTCTCAATTTGGGGGCTGATTTTTCTGGGCTTGCTGGCATTCGCTATTTATCAGGCATTGCCGTCGCAGCGCACCAATCCACGTTTTCGGGCTATTGGCTGGTTGGTGGTTATCAATACCCTCGGCAATGCCATATGGAGTCCGCTGTTCAACAACGAACTCATTGGCGTGGCACTGCTCGTTATCTTAGTAATGCTGGTAACGGTGGCTATTATCGAACATCGGCTTTTAGCCCGGCGTGGATTCGCAAGACCGCGCGTGCCGGTCGTGGCCCCGGACTTAGACGCGACGCTACCCGAATCGGCAGCCCCGCCCGCCGAAACGTGGTTCGCCCGGATTCCGTTTTCTATTTATTTTGGCTGGCTTACCGTCGCTACTATTCTAAACGTAGCCGTATTTCTGAAAGCTACAAACTTCGATCTTGGCAGTTTGAGTGAATCGACCTGGGCTTCGGCAGTACTGGTGGTGGGACTGGTGATAGGCGCAGTAGTATTCAACAGATTTCGTAGTGTGGCCTATATATTGGTATTTACCTGGGCGTATGTAGCCATTGCCCGCGAACAGGCTGGAAATGGGCCGGTTGTCATGGTTGGCTACTTCGGAGTAGGCTTCGCTGTTGTTGCAGCTTTGATTGGACTGTGGTCGAAGAAAACGCCGGTATATTCTTGA
- a CDS encoding peptidylprolyl isomerase, with the protein MTTAIMNTDKGSMKIEFFEKDAPKAVENFISLAKKGFYDGVTFHRVIPNFMIQGGDPTGTGAGGPGYTIPCELTGDNQYHDRGVLSMAHRGRNTGGSQFFICHNRQNTQHLDRNHTVFGKVVEGLDIIDEIRQGDKIQSIEVIEE; encoded by the coding sequence ATGACAACTGCGATTATGAACACCGATAAGGGGTCGATGAAAATCGAATTCTTCGAGAAAGATGCTCCCAAAGCGGTCGAAAACTTTATCAGTCTCGCTAAAAAAGGATTTTACGACGGCGTAACCTTTCATCGGGTTATCCCCAATTTCATGATTCAGGGGGGCGACCCCACCGGCACCGGCGCGGGTGGTCCGGGTTATACCATTCCCTGCGAACTAACCGGCGACAATCAATATCACGACCGGGGTGTGCTGAGCATGGCCCACCGGGGTCGCAACACAGGCGGTTCACAGTTTTTTATCTGCCACAACCGCCAGAATACCCAACACCTCGACCGTAATCACACCGTTTTCGGCAAGGTCGTAGAAGGATTAGATATCATCGACGAAATTAGGCAGGGCGATAAAATTCAGAGTATTGAGGTAATAGAAGAGTAA
- a CDS encoding efflux RND transporter permease subunit: protein MWIVRLALEKKYTIAVMALLILILGGLSITQMPTDIFPRINIPVVSVIWGYNGLSTNEVEKMITNFSETSIINNVSDIQRVESQTYNGTSAIKLYFQPTVRIEEAIAQVTAISQTILVRMPPGTQPPLIVRYNATDAPVLQLGLSSDSLTEPQITDYAQTRVRPQIATVQGARLSQAFGGKTRQVVVDLDPDQLVAYNVTPEEVTNAVSAQNLTLPSGVVRLEDREYVVRLNSKPDVINLLNDIPIKVVGGSTVHMRDVANVHDGASVQTNIVKQDGSKGVLMSLVKTGNASTTEIVDRIRKQILPTVRAAAPSNLRIQELFDQSVFVRASIEGVLIEGLIAALLTAAMILLFLGSWRSTLIVAISIPLSILCSLICLYLLGETLNIQTLGGLALAIGILVDDATVTIENIHRNEELGMPLRQAILEGAQQIATPTLVSTLTICIVFTSVLFLEGPARFLFGPLAEAVVFAMLASYVLSRTLVPTLADLMLKDESQHENQHAPKSSVSFYDRFNRGFDRFQARYLRALTWTLNNRRTVFGIFVVLVAFTAVLVPFVGRDFFPRVDAGQIKLHLRAPAGSRLEATEQIAAQTADIVREVIPEEEVGSIISNIGLTAERYNFIFTDNSSLGSADAELLISLTEERSRPTGDYMRELRTRLRDEMPDVTYFFLPADIVSQILNFGLTAPIDVQVSGFDRVNNLTVARQLRDRIAQIPGAVDVHLHQVLDAPELFLEVDRERAAQLGLTEQRIATNMNISLSGTGQTRPNFWPDPVTGFPYLITVQTPPYKLDSYDKLLRTPVVPGAVTPQLLSNVTTVKRTATPVIINRVNTQPTYDVYASVERTDLGSVAKELNALAAEFKEQLKPGNTISIRGQVESMESAFSRLGLGIAFAALLVYLLMVVNFQSFRYPFIIITALPGALCGMVWMLFLTGTTFSIPSLMGAIMSVGVATANSILLVSFAKDHLPAVNDNAYEAALEAGRTRLRPILMTAIAMIIGMLPMSLGLGEGGEQNAPLGRAVIGGLLLATFTTLLFVPVVFSYLARKPKQI from the coding sequence ATGTGGATTGTACGGTTAGCGTTAGAAAAAAAGTACACCATTGCGGTAATGGCCCTGCTCATCCTGATTCTGGGCGGACTTTCCATTACGCAGATGCCAACCGATATTTTTCCACGCATCAATATCCCGGTCGTTTCGGTTATTTGGGGGTATAACGGCCTGTCGACCAACGAGGTAGAGAAGATGATTACCAACTTCTCCGAAACCTCCATCATCAACAACGTCAGCGATATTCAACGGGTCGAATCGCAAACGTATAATGGTACATCGGCCATTAAGCTGTATTTTCAGCCAACTGTGCGCATCGAAGAAGCCATTGCGCAGGTTACGGCCATTTCGCAGACGATCCTCGTCAGGATGCCGCCCGGCACGCAGCCTCCGCTGATTGTCCGTTACAACGCCACCGACGCGCCCGTGCTGCAACTCGGCCTGTCGTCCGACAGCCTGACCGAACCCCAGATTACCGACTATGCGCAGACGCGCGTTCGTCCGCAAATTGCCACGGTGCAGGGTGCCCGGTTATCGCAGGCGTTTGGCGGCAAAACCCGGCAGGTGGTGGTTGACCTCGACCCTGACCAATTAGTTGCGTATAACGTTACCCCCGAAGAAGTTACCAACGCCGTATCGGCTCAGAACCTGACGCTGCCCAGTGGCGTAGTGCGGCTCGAAGACCGCGAGTACGTGGTTCGGCTCAATTCAAAACCCGACGTTATCAACCTGCTGAACGATATTCCGATCAAAGTGGTCGGTGGTTCAACCGTTCACATGCGCGACGTAGCGAACGTACACGACGGAGCCAGCGTACAGACGAATATTGTGAAGCAGGACGGCAGCAAGGGTGTCTTGATGAGTTTAGTGAAAACCGGCAATGCCTCGACCACCGAGATTGTTGACCGTATCCGCAAACAGATTTTGCCGACCGTGCGGGCCGCTGCTCCGTCGAACCTGCGCATTCAGGAGTTATTCGATCAGTCGGTGTTTGTGCGGGCGTCTATCGAAGGCGTTTTAATTGAAGGGTTGATTGCGGCTCTGCTTACGGCAGCAATGATTCTGTTGTTTCTGGGAAGCTGGCGCAGCACGCTGATTGTGGCAATTTCAATTCCGCTGTCTATTTTATGCTCGCTGATTTGCCTTTATCTGCTCGGCGAAACCCTGAATATCCAGACACTCGGCGGGCTGGCTTTAGCAATCGGTATTTTGGTCGATGATGCCACCGTAACCATCGAAAACATCCACCGCAACGAAGAATTAGGAATGCCGTTGCGGCAGGCCATTCTCGAAGGTGCCCAGCAGATTGCCACGCCCACGCTGGTATCGACGCTGACGATCTGCATCGTGTTTACATCGGTGCTATTTCTGGAAGGCCCTGCCCGGTTTTTGTTTGGACCATTGGCCGAGGCTGTTGTGTTTGCCATGCTTGCATCGTATGTGTTATCCCGGACGCTGGTGCCGACTCTGGCCGATCTGATGCTGAAAGACGAATCGCAGCACGAGAACCAACACGCTCCTAAGAGCTCTGTTTCATTTTATGACCGATTTAACCGGGGCTTCGACCGGTTTCAGGCGCGGTATCTGCGGGCGTTGACCTGGACGCTCAACAATCGCCGAACGGTGTTTGGTATCTTTGTGGTGCTGGTGGCGTTTACTGCCGTGCTGGTGCCGTTTGTTGGTCGTGATTTTTTCCCACGCGTCGATGCCGGACAGATTAAGCTTCACCTGCGTGCCCCCGCCGGGTCGAGGCTCGAAGCAACCGAACAGATAGCAGCCCAAACCGCCGATATTGTACGGGAGGTAATCCCGGAAGAGGAGGTCGGCTCTATTATCAGCAACATCGGTCTGACCGCCGAGCGGTATAATTTTATTTTCACGGATAACTCATCGCTGGGGTCTGCCGACGCCGAGTTACTGATTTCGCTCACCGAAGAACGCTCCCGCCCAACCGGCGACTACATGCGCGAACTGCGGACGCGGCTCCGCGACGAAATGCCCGACGTGACGTACTTCTTCCTGCCTGCCGACATTGTTAGTCAGATTTTAAATTTTGGCCTGACGGCTCCCATCGACGTGCAGGTGTCTGGCTTCGACCGGGTCAATAATTTGACCGTAGCCCGGCAACTTCGCGACCGCATCGCACAAATACCCGGCGCGGTCGACGTGCATTTGCATCAGGTCTTAGATGCGCCCGAACTGTTTCTGGAAGTTGACCGCGAACGGGCCGCTCAACTGGGCTTGACCGAGCAGCGGATCGCTACCAACATGAATATTTCGCTGAGCGGCACCGGGCAGACGCGCCCCAACTTCTGGCCCGACCCGGTTACGGGTTTTCCGTACCTGATTACCGTTCAGACCCCACCCTACAAGCTTGATTCATACGACAAGCTACTGCGAACGCCCGTAGTGCCGGGAGCCGTGACGCCCCAGCTACTGAGCAACGTTACGACCGTAAAACGCACCGCTACGCCAGTGATTATCAACCGCGTCAATACCCAGCCCACCTATGACGTCTATGCATCAGTAGAACGCACTGACCTCGGCTCGGTGGCGAAGGAACTGAACGCGCTGGCGGCTGAGTTTAAAGAGCAGCTAAAACCGGGCAATACGATCAGCATACGCGGGCAGGTTGAAAGCATGGAAAGTGCATTCAGCCGGTTGGGGTTAGGCATTGCGTTTGCGGCCCTGCTGGTGTATCTGCTGATGGTCGTCAATTTTCAGTCGTTCCGGTATCCGTTCATTATCATCACGGCATTGCCGGGCGCGCTCTGTGGCATGGTCTGGATGCTGTTTCTGACCGGTACTACGTTCAGCATTCCGTCGCTGATGGGAGCTATTATGAGCGTGGGCGTTGCCACGGCCAATAGCATTCTGTTAGTCAGTTTCGCCAAAGACCACCTGCCAGCCGTGAACGACAACGCTTACGAAGCGGCTTTAGAAGCAGGCCGAACCCGGTTGCGGCCCATTCTGATGACGGCCATCGCCATGATTATCGGGATGTTGCCCATGTCGCTGGGCCTGGGCGAAGGTGGCGAGCAAAACGCACCGCTGGGCAGAGCCGTTATTGGCGGTTTGCTGCTGGCAACGTTCACGACACTGCTGTTTGTACCGGTGGTATTTAGTTATCTGGCAAGAAAGCCAAAACAAATATGA
- a CDS encoding efflux RND transporter periplasmic adaptor subunit translates to MKALKFLIPLLLLIGLFVFFGVLPRIRNAQELKAEATAEKNREPVVNAVPLKQASDTSALTLPGQIQPYRQTPLQARTQGFLRRWYVDIGARVKQGQLLATIDVPELEQDIARARADQQLAKTNLERLESVQLPGAVAKQDVDTRRSAVAVADANLRRLQALKALQEIRAPFSGVITSRTAEVGTLVSPGSTQPLFTISELGSLRVFVDVPQAYYRYIKIGQPAIVKVAELGDRTLSGKVVRTSGTLRNDSRTLLTEVLIPNPKNEIPAGLYSQVTFSMIAAQAPVLIPANALQITPQGARVVVLDAEQRVRFVPVTLGRDYGTTLEATSGLTGSERVITNPNDRLREGQKVRLRKPGAEKKVA, encoded by the coding sequence ATGAAAGCCCTCAAATTTCTCATACCGCTCCTGTTGCTGATCGGCCTGTTCGTGTTCTTTGGCGTGTTGCCGCGCATTCGCAACGCGCAGGAGTTGAAAGCCGAAGCCACTGCCGAGAAAAACCGCGAACCCGTCGTGAATGCGGTGCCCCTCAAACAAGCTTCCGACACCAGCGCACTCACGTTGCCAGGGCAGATTCAGCCCTATCGGCAAACGCCCCTCCAGGCCCGCACACAGGGATTTCTGCGGAGGTGGTACGTAGACATTGGTGCACGGGTGAAACAGGGGCAACTGCTGGCAACTATCGACGTACCCGAACTGGAACAGGATATTGCCCGCGCCCGCGCCGACCAGCAGTTAGCCAAAACCAATCTGGAGCGTTTGGAGAGCGTTCAATTACCGGGAGCCGTGGCAAAACAGGACGTCGATACGCGCCGGTCGGCGGTGGCGGTGGCCGATGCCAACCTGCGCCGGTTGCAGGCATTGAAAGCGTTGCAGGAAATTCGGGCACCCTTTTCGGGCGTCATCACCAGCCGAACGGCTGAAGTCGGTACGCTGGTATCGCCGGGGAGTACGCAGCCGCTGTTTACGATCTCTGAGTTAGGTTCGTTGCGGGTGTTTGTCGATGTGCCACAGGCGTATTACCGCTATATCAAAATCGGCCAGCCCGCCATCGTAAAAGTTGCCGAACTCGGAGACCGGACGCTGTCCGGCAAGGTCGTTCGCACGTCGGGTACGCTCCGCAACGACTCGCGGACGCTGCTCACCGAAGTACTGATTCCGAACCCAAAGAATGAGATTCCGGCAGGATTGTATAGTCAGGTGACGTTCAGTATGATTGCAGCGCAGGCTCCCGTGCTGATTCCGGCCAACGCCTTGCAGATTACTCCGCAGGGTGCGCGCGTAGTGGTGCTGGATGCCGAACAGCGCGTTCGTTTCGTGCCGGTTACGCTTGGTCGTGATTACGGTACTACGCTCGAAGCCACAAGCGGGCTAACGGGTAGCGAACGGGTTATTACCAATCCAAACGACCGCCTGCGCGAGGGTCAGAAAGTACGGCTACGGAAACCCGGAGCGGAGAAAAAAGTAGCATGA
- a CDS encoding efflux transporter outer membrane subunit, translating to MMKKYFLTFCFWYLVLSRLAFAQTTAPLSPAGGAVTLPGEPATSGTTNTSAALPKPGEPAPTLSLEGFRRFNDPELDRLIQLGLNSSPNLRAALSRLEEARIRVRVAQSFLQPALRSSILVTTQSLSEHRPIAIPLANDRLPRFQLNTFQLLPIDASYELDLFRRIRTGVTLADLQAQANDADYQSFRLTLASDIARTYWLIRGNDTEQAVFRRNIQARDTTLAIIRERFRIGLINQIDVQRAETDYASLRVTLKGLERARAELVNGLAQLCAQDPARFSVSTGTLPGVVPTYPYAAITPEQLQRRPDLVQLTRQNQIAATQITLQQATTMPRVTLVGQGGLLSGQLRYWVAPSSATYLVGVNASVPLYEGHRARQNIALSKQQVQTNQQTYQQAIQLAQRDAETALDNLTLLREQIDLQNQTLALARRTEQYNRELYVRGLTTYLEVLDAQRTILVTEQQLAQFRSQEVQFVVALLRAVGGEF from the coding sequence ATGATGAAGAAATACTTCCTGACTTTCTGTTTCTGGTATCTGGTTTTAAGTCGTTTAGCATTTGCCCAGACAACCGCCCCCCTGTCGCCAGCGGGTGGAGCGGTTACCCTGCCCGGCGAACCGGCAACGTCGGGTACTACAAATACGTCTGCTGCGTTGCCCAAACCCGGTGAGCCAGCACCAACGCTTTCGCTGGAAGGCTTTCGCCGGTTCAATGACCCCGAACTCGACCGGCTGATTCAGTTGGGATTAAACAGCAGTCCGAACCTGCGGGCTGCTTTGAGTCGACTGGAGGAGGCCCGAATTCGGGTGCGGGTAGCGCAGTCATTTCTGCAACCCGCGCTGCGGAGTTCGATACTTGTGACCACGCAGAGTCTGTCGGAGCATCGACCCATTGCCATTCCGCTGGCGAATGACCGGTTGCCCCGTTTTCAACTAAATACGTTTCAACTACTGCCCATCGATGCGAGTTATGAACTCGATTTGTTCCGACGCATTCGCACGGGCGTAACGCTGGCCGACTTACAGGCACAAGCCAACGATGCTGATTATCAGTCGTTTCGACTTACACTGGCGTCAGATATTGCCCGGACGTACTGGCTCATTCGGGGCAACGATACGGAGCAGGCCGTTTTTCGCCGGAATATTCAGGCCCGCGATACCACGCTGGCAATTATCCGCGAACGGTTTCGGATTGGTCTGATTAACCAGATTGACGTTCAACGGGCCGAAACCGACTACGCCAGCCTGCGCGTGACCCTGAAAGGGCTTGAACGCGCCCGCGCCGAACTTGTAAACGGTTTGGCGCAACTGTGCGCGCAGGACCCCGCCCGTTTTTCGGTCTCGACCGGAACGCTGCCCGGCGTAGTGCCAACGTATCCATACGCAGCCATCACGCCCGAACAGCTACAGCGTCGGCCCGATTTAGTGCAGTTGACGCGCCAGAATCAGATTGCCGCCACGCAGATTACGCTACAGCAGGCCACCACCATGCCGCGCGTTACGCTCGTTGGGCAGGGCGGGCTGCTGTCGGGGCAGCTTCGCTATTGGGTAGCCCCGAGCAGTGCCACGTATCTGGTAGGCGTAAACGCGTCGGTGCCGTTGTACGAAGGGCATCGCGCCCGGCAAAACATTGCCCTCTCGAAACAGCAGGTTCAAACCAACCAGCAAACCTACCAGCAGGCTATCCAACTCGCTCAGCGCGACGCCGAAACTGCATTGGACAACCTTACTCTTCTGCGCGAACAAATCGACCTGCAAAACCAAACCCTTGCGCTGGCCCGCCGAACCGAGCAATACAACCGCGAACTCTATGTACGCGGCCTGACTACCTACCTCGAAGTGCTTGATGCCCAGCGTACTATCTTAGTCACCGAGCAGCAACTGGCGCAGTTTCGTAGCCAGGAAGTGCAGTTTGTAGTAGCACTGTTACGGGCCGTAGGGGGCGAATTCTAA
- a CDS encoding mannose-1-phosphate guanylyltransferase — MNSTYVIIMAGGVGTRFWPFSRTSYPKQFHDVLGTGRTLLQQTADRFDGVCPPENIFIVTSSLYKDLCQQQLPQLTDDQILCEPVARNTAPCIAYACYKIAQRDPQANIVVAPADHIILKEEEFKKTIRTALNATAGQDILVTLGIQPSRPDTGYGYIQYLFDPSEIKRVKTFTEKPNLELAQQFLDSGEFVWNAGIFVWNVQAIITAFEKYLPDVAEIFAEGNDVYYTDREEAFIDKAYSLTKSISIDNGVMERADNVHVVLSDFGWSDLGTWKSLYEVSDKNGDQNVVDGHVMLYDTKNCIIKTPKDRLVAINGLDGFIVAEYDNVLMICRKEDEQKVKNFVADAKEKGTEFV; from the coding sequence ATGAACAGTACATACGTTATCATCATGGCCGGGGGCGTTGGAACACGTTTCTGGCCGTTCAGCCGAACCAGCTATCCCAAACAATTCCACGACGTTCTTGGCACAGGCCGAACGCTCCTCCAACAAACCGCCGACCGTTTCGACGGCGTTTGCCCGCCCGAGAATATATTTATCGTTACCAGTTCGCTCTACAAAGACCTGTGTCAGCAGCAACTGCCGCAACTGACCGACGATCAGATTTTGTGCGAACCCGTAGCCCGCAATACGGCCCCGTGCATTGCCTACGCCTGCTACAAAATTGCCCAGCGCGACCCACAAGCCAACATTGTGGTAGCCCCCGCCGACCATATCATTCTGAAAGAAGAAGAATTTAAGAAAACCATTCGCACGGCACTCAATGCAACCGCCGGGCAGGATATTCTTGTGACGCTCGGTATTCAGCCCAGCCGCCCCGATACGGGTTATGGCTACATCCAATATCTGTTCGACCCGAGCGAAATTAAGCGGGTAAAGACGTTTACCGAAAAACCGAACCTCGAACTGGCACAGCAGTTTCTCGACAGTGGCGAGTTTGTCTGGAACGCGGGTATTTTTGTCTGGAACGTGCAGGCCATCATCACGGCTTTTGAAAAATACCTGCCCGACGTAGCCGAAATCTTCGCCGAAGGCAACGACGTTTACTACACCGACCGCGAAGAAGCGTTTATCGACAAAGCGTATTCGCTCACCAAAAGCATTTCGATTGATAACGGCGTGATGGAACGCGCTGATAACGTACACGTTGTGCTAAGCGATTTCGGCTGGTCGGACCTCGGCACGTGGAAGTCGCTCTACGAAGTGTCGGATAAGAATGGAGATCAGAACGTGGTGGATGGACACGTTATGCTGTACGACACGAAAAACTGCATCATTAAAACCCCTAAAGACCGGCTCGTTGCCATCAATGGTCTCGACGGTTTCATTGTGGCCGAATACGATAACGTGCTGATGATCTGCCGGAAAGAAGACGAGCAGAAAGTGAAAAACTTCGTAGCCGACGCCAAAGAAAAAGGCACGGAGTTTGTGTAG
- the thiL gene encoding thiamine-phosphate kinase — protein MTDLNTLGEIGLIDRIKQATPIPTQPDTIRGIGDDAAVFDWGDQYGLLATDLLIEGVHFDLTYVPLKHLGYKAITFGVSDIAAMNGLPVQVTVGVALSSRFPVEAVDELYDGIRAACAAYNVDLVGGDTTSSRSGLVLSVSVLGKVPKDKITYRNTAQPNDVLCVTGDLGAAYLGLQLLEREKQVFLADPNMQPTLSEERAYLVQRQLRPDARTDIVHELRDLGVQPSAMIDVSDGLASELLHLCRASGTGAVIFDENIPIDDQAYLAADEFNISPITAALNGGEDYELLFTVRPQEYEKLAQNARITAIGYLTADPSQVVLATKAGQQTPIRAQGWQ, from the coding sequence ATGACTGACCTAAATACACTCGGCGAAATAGGGCTAATCGACCGAATCAAACAGGCGACGCCCATACCTACACAACCCGACACCATTCGCGGCATTGGCGACGATGCCGCCGTTTTCGACTGGGGCGATCAATATGGCCTGCTCGCTACCGACCTGCTCATTGAAGGCGTTCATTTCGATTTGACTTATGTACCGCTGAAACACCTTGGCTATAAGGCTATTACGTTTGGCGTGTCAGACATTGCGGCTATGAACGGTCTGCCTGTGCAGGTAACGGTCGGTGTGGCCCTCAGCAGCCGGTTTCCGGTCGAAGCGGTCGATGAACTCTACGACGGTATCCGGGCGGCCTGCGCGGCTTATAACGTCGATTTGGTTGGGGGCGATACCACCTCGTCGCGGTCGGGGTTAGTGCTGTCGGTGTCGGTGCTGGGAAAGGTTCCTAAAGATAAAATTACCTACCGCAACACGGCCCAGCCGAACGATGTGCTGTGCGTGACGGGCGATCTCGGCGCGGCTTACCTCGGCCTGCAACTGCTCGAACGCGAAAAACAGGTGTTTCTGGCCGACCCCAACATGCAGCCTACGCTCTCGGAAGAACGGGCGTATCTGGTGCAACGGCAACTGCGGCCCGATGCCCGCACCGACATTGTTCACGAACTGCGCGACCTCGGCGTGCAGCCATCGGCCATGATCGACGTGTCGGACGGGCTGGCGTCTGAATTGCTGCACCTCTGCCGGGCGTCGGGAACGGGCGCGGTTATCTTCGATGAAAATATTCCGATTGATGATCAGGCATATTTAGCTGCCGATGAGTTCAACATAAGCCCCATCACAGCGGCCCTGAACGGGGGCGAAGACTACGAACTGTTGTTTACGGTACGCCCACAAGAGTACGAAAAATTAGCTCAAAATGCCCGTATTACGGCCATTGGCTATTTGACCGCCGATCCGTCGCAGGTGGTGCTGGCTACCAAAGCTGGTCAGCAAACGCCGATTCGGGCGCAGGGCTGGCAATAA
- a CDS encoding cytochrome b5 domain-containing protein, with translation MPPREPTELRNYTRAQLALRNGQDRPEIWCAYAGLIYDVSASRLWRNGKHYEHWAGQDLTSELTDAPHADWVFERFTIIGKLI, from the coding sequence ATGCCGCCCCGCGAACCAACCGAACTTCGTAATTACACCCGCGCCCAACTGGCCCTTCGCAATGGGCAGGACCGCCCCGAAATCTGGTGCGCCTACGCCGGGCTAATCTACGACGTGTCGGCTTCGCGGCTTTGGCGTAACGGTAAACATTACGAACACTGGGCCGGGCAGGACCTCACCTCCGAACTTACCGACGCGCCCCACGCCGATTGGGTCTTCGAGCGGTTTACAATAATTGGAAAATTGATCTAA
- a CDS encoding N-acetylglucosamine kinase, giving the protein MLIADSGSTKTDWRYLAADGQVHAFQTDGFNPYYQSTPQIVETLRAQFLPQLGNNAVSRVYYYGTGCINSTVNQHIIDALRAVLPDLQTVDVNSDMLGAARGAAGREPGIVCILGTGSNACCYDGNQITRGIQSLGFWLGDEGSGGYLGKTLVRQFFQEQLPTDLHDAFAARYHLDRATLLENAYQKPYPNRYFASFTPFLSENIAHPHAVGLVTDAFTLFLQTYISRFPEATIWPVHFVGSIASYFAEQLQQALQQAGLTLGRIVKAPAEALIKYHKQA; this is encoded by the coding sequence ATGCTCATTGCCGACAGTGGCTCAACCAAAACCGATTGGCGGTATCTTGCCGCCGACGGGCAGGTACACGCCTTTCAAACGGACGGTTTCAATCCGTATTATCAGAGTACTCCGCAAATTGTTGAAACATTGCGGGCGCAGTTTCTGCCTCAGCTTGGCAACAACGCTGTCAGCCGTGTTTATTACTACGGTACGGGTTGTATTAACTCAACTGTAAATCAGCACATTATAGATGCGCTACGGGCCGTGTTGCCGGACTTGCAGACGGTTGACGTCAATAGCGATATGCTGGGCGCGGCACGGGGGGCGGCTGGCCGGGAGCCGGGCATTGTCTGTATTCTGGGCACGGGGTCGAACGCCTGTTGTTATGATGGCAACCAGATTACGCGCGGCATTCAGTCGCTGGGGTTCTGGCTGGGCGATGAGGGTAGCGGAGGCTATTTGGGCAAAACGCTGGTTCGGCAGTTTTTTCAGGAGCAACTCCCCACCGACCTGCACGATGCCTTTGCGGCCCGCTACCACCTCGACCGGGCCACATTGCTCGAAAATGCCTATCAGAAGCCCTACCCAAACCGGTACTTTGCGTCGTTCACCCCGTTTCTGTCCGAAAACATCGCGCATCCACACGCAGTTGGTTTGGTGACGGATGCGTTCACGTTGTTTTTGCAGACGTACATAAGCCGTTTCCCGGAAGCAACCATCTGGCCGGTACACTTCGTAGGGTCAATTGCCAGTTATTTTGCAGAGCAACTTCAGCAGGCATTGCAGCAGGCGGGTTTAACGCTGGGCCGCATTGTGAAAGCACCAGCAGAAGCATTGATTAAGTACCATAAACAGGCATAG